The region CCTTCAGCTCCTCGTACTCTCGCTGCTCCGCCTCGGCCTCACGGTTGTGAGCGTTGATGTCGCGGTTCTCGCGAGCGCGCTGCGCGCCTGCCGCATCACCGGCCTGGTTGTAGAAGTCGATCGCCTCGTCATAGCGCTTCTGCTTCTCGTACACGAAGCCCAGCTGCTTTTGGACGCGCTGGCGATCCTTCGCCGGCGGACTCTTCTGGAGAGCCTGCTTCAGGGCCTGCTCGGCCTTGGTGTACTCCTGACGGGCGGTAGAAGCCTGGCCGATGTAGAAGTGCGGAATCCACTCGTTGGACTTCTTGCTGGCAGCCTGATTGAAGCTCTGCACCGCCTCGGTGTACTGCTTGGCACCGAGCTGGGCCTCGCCGAGCTTCATCAAGTTGTCGTAGCTCGGGTCCGCCGCCACCAGGGCCTTGGCCGCATCCGCGGCCTTGGCGTAAACCCCGAGCTTGCCGCTGCCGCGGGTCTCGCGACCACTGCGCATCAGGGCATCGACATAGGCACGGCGCTTGGTGGTGTCCCGGCCGTCCAAGCGGACCGCCTTCTCCAGCGCGTTCACCGCATCGGCGGTGCGGCCCGCATTGAATGCGGCGGCGCCGTAGTTGTACTGCACCGAAGCGTCGTTGGGGTTCGAGCGAGCCGCCTTGGCGAGGGCGTCGAGGGCGGCCCCGGCCTGGCCGGTCTTGTCCAGCGAGACGGCCAGCAGCTTGTGGTAGATCTGCTTCTGGCTGCCGCTCAGGCTACCCTCGTCGATCTTGGTCAACAGGCTCGCAGCGTCCCGGAACCGGTTGTTCTGGACGTAGGAGTTACCCAACTGCAGCTGATAGCGAGTGTCGTTGGGCTTCAAATCGTAAGCCTGGCGGAACGCGTTGAGGGCGTCCTGCTTCCGATTCAACTTGTTCAAAGCCTGGCCGAGCATGAAGTAGCCGTCGGGCCAATCCTTATGCTGCTCGGTGATCGTCTGAAACTCCTGAGCTGCAGCGGTGTAATTCCCTGACTTGAATGCGGCCACCCCGGTCTCCCAGTCGGCACGCAGCAGGCTCGGTGCACCCAAAACCAGGGTGGCGACCAACAGGGCCGTCAGCTTGTTGCGCATTCTTCCGTCTCCTTTCTAATCATCATGGGCTTCCCCGCTGGATTGGCGGCCGGTGATCAGCTGACCTTGAGGAACTTTTCGAGGGTTCCCGGCTGCTGGCTCCGAGCGAGGCGCGCGCCCAAAATTCGACGGGCACGCACAGGATCTCTCCTGGACTCTCTTAGGCTTGCAAGAAATCTGCCACCTTACTCAGAAGCTCCTTCGATCGATTGGGTCCGGAGGTGGTGGAAACCATCTTCTCCAGGGAACGAATCAAATCGATGAGCGCATCGACCTGGCGGCCCGACTCTACCTCTGCTCGATACAACCGAGAAATCTTCTCCACTTCACCCGCATCCAGCTGATCCTGCATCAATCCTTGAGCGAGTTGCAGCACCTGACGGCTGAGCTGCTCGCTCTCCTCGAGGCTGAGCTGACTGAGGCGCTTGATGGGAATGCCAGAGAAGGTCTCCTCCAGCCGGATGAGCCCGGAGGTGATCAAGCCGTAGAGGAGCTTGCTCGCCTCGAACGGGCTGGTGCCAATGGCAATGGCCAACTCGTCGATGGTGCGCCGCTCGTCGATCTTGCTGATCACCATCCACTCTTGGGGTGTCAGCGAAACCGAGGTGCGCGATGAATCGTCGGTGAAGACGGGGACGAGACCCGTGGAGGGGATGCGCTTGGAAAGAATCTGCCATTCGTCGAGACGCCGGGCCGCCTCCATCAACAGGTTCGTGTTGGACTTGTTGATGGTGGTAACACCGGCGGTCTCGCTAGGCACGAATACGAAGTCGCCGTCGCGCCAGACGGCCATCTCGTAGACGGCTTCTTCGCCCTCCAGCTTGCCGCTGAAGGCGTGGACGATGCGGCCGTCTTGCAGATGGATCTCACCCTCGCCGGCCTCGCTCGTCAGGGAAAACTTTCCGGTCTTCCCCGAGACCGAGACCAGCTGGATGATATCCGGGAGCGGCAGCTCTTTCAGCGACCCCTGGAAGGCCATGAATTGCTACTGAAGCGTGAAGTTGACCGTCAGGTTGTAGTAGACGGTCACCGGCTTCCCGTTGAGCGTCGCCGGCTCGAATCTCCACTTCTTGATCGCGTCAACGGCCGCTTGGTCCAAGCCCATGGGCAGACCCTTGAGGACCTTGACGTTCTCCACCCGACCGTCTTTGTTGATGATCGCCTGCACGATGACGACGCCCTGAATGCGCGCCTTGCGAGCGATCTCGGTGTACTGCGGCGGAGGAGAGGAGATCTTGACCGGGGCGGAAACGTCGCCACCGACGTGAATCGGCCCAGTGGGCTCCGCCGGCGGCGGACCGTCGGGGATGTCGAAGATCACGTCCGTGTCAGGCAGCTCCATCTCTGGCTCGATCTCTTCCTCGAGTCGGATGGGCTCGGGCTCGTCCGGAGTCGGATCCGGAATCGGCACCTTCTTCGCCTTGGGCTTGGGAATCTCTTGCTGCTTGGGCGGCGGGGGCGGCTGGAACCGCACCTGCTGGACCACGTAGACCTTCGGCTTTTCCCGTTCGCCGGAGTCGTCCGCATCGGCCTTAGGGAGATAGGTGAAGAGCAGCACCGCGTGGAAGGCGACCGCGATGGCGACGCCGATCCAGAAGTTGCGCCGATCTTCCTGGGATTCCTGAATATAGGTCAGGACTCCGCCCATCGCCGCGTCGTCTTGGCTGATGGACTTGCCGGAGCCCTTCCCTTTAGCCGCGGGCTTGTTCGTTTGCTCTGCCATGGTGCCTCCTATGCCGTCGTCAATACCAGAATCGGTCGATCTCGCGCTGGGTTGGGATTGAGATGTTCTTGACCTCGACACCGCGGTCCGCCCCCTGGCGTAGCTCGTCGTAAACGTCGACCATGGCGCCATAAGGAGCGCTACCGTCCGGCCGGATGATCACCGGCTTGCGGGGATTCACTTCCAGCTTCGGCTCAAGGTAGTCCAGCACCTCGCTGAGCTGCATGGGCCGCTGATCGACCATCAACTCACCGTTGGCCTGAATCTCGATCAGCACCGACTCCTCTTTCTCCACCACCGGCGGCTGATCCTCCTCCTTGGGCAAGGCGAAGTCGAGGCCACGGGTGGCGGCGAAGGTGGTCGTCACCATGAAGTAGATGATCAGCAGGAAGGCGATGTCCGCCATCGACGACGTTGGAATCTCGTCGCTGACCCGGCGTGGATTCAGTTTCATGGCTGCAATATCCTCTCGATCTATTTCCCGGGCGAATTAATTGCCGGCTGGGGCGGCGTCTCCGGACTGCTGGTCGACGGTCTCGGCGCCGGAGAGCAGGTAGATGATTCTCACCTGAGCCTGCTTGAGCGCGTCAATGGCCTCGTCGACGACCCGGTACGGGGTGTTGGAGTCGGCCTTGAGCACGAATTCCTTCGTCGGATCCCGGCCGATGACCTCCGCCGCGAAGGAGAGCACGTCATCCGTGGAGGGCACCGGTGCACTCATCTGCTCGCCGTCGCTGACGCGGATCTGGCCCGCCTCGGTGATCGACACCATCGCGGCCTTCTTCGGCACCTCCTGCCGGATCTGCGTCGTCGGCAGGGTCACCTGAGTCTTGTCCACCTCGATGGTGAAGGTCACCATGAAGAAGATGATCAGCAGGAAGGCGATATCCGCCATTGAGGCGGTGGGGATCACCGGGGGTACTGCTTTTTGAGCGTGTAGTTCCATCGCTTCCTCAACCTCTTCGTTTGACGGGTCCCTGACCGTGGCCGCCGATCGACTGGGCAGCTCGTCGGCTGTTCAGCGTCTCGGCGGGCGGCGATCGCCGGCAGGGCGACGGCCAGGGGCGGTCCCGGCAAGCCCGGCGCACCGTCAGGGTACGCGCGGGCAGAGCACGGGCTTCCTTACTTCTTCTTCTCGGGCGCCGCCGGAGCCGTCTCCGGAGTGATCCCGCTGCGCTCCATCTCGACAAAGGTCTCGAGCAGCATGTTGGCCGCGGTCTCGATGTCGCGCACGAACTTGTTGATCCGGCTCATGAAGTAGTTGTACATGATCTGCACCGGAATCGCGACGGCCAAACCACCGGCGGTGGTGGTCAACGCCTCTTTAATACCGCTGGCCACCAGGCCCGGGTTGGAGAGACCGGCCGCAGCCAGCGCGTCGAAGGAGCGAATCATGCCGGTAACGGTACCGAGGAAGCCCAGCAGCGGAGCCACGTTGGCGACGGTGGCGAGCACCGTGAGACCACGCTCGAGGCGCCCCATCTCGAAGAGAGCGGCGTTCTCGATGGTCTTCTCGACTTCGTCCTTGGGCTGGCCGTACTTGAGCAGACCGGCCTTCATGATCGAAGCCACGGGACCGCGGTACTGCTCGCAAACCTTGATTGCCTCGCGAACGGAGCGGTTGACGATGAGGGCCTTGCGGATCCTGGCCAAAAACTCGTTCACATTGATCTTGGCACGCCAGAGCGCGAAAAGACGCTCGACGATGACCGCCAAAGCAATCACCGACATGATCAGCAGCAGCCACATGACCACGCCGCCTTGATCCATCAACTCCCAGAACCGGAAATTCTCACCGTTCACGGTTACTCCTCCTAGTTACGACTCTTTAGACTCATCCGAGGCCAATCGAGTTCCCAGCGCCCCAATAAAGCCTCTGGTGTTCGTCACCTGATTCAAACTCCTCCGAAAGAACAACGGAAGATCTCGCGACGCTGCCGCCATTGTCTCGGGACTGAGCCCGGCGATGTTAGCACAGCGCAAAAAATAGGGTCAAGGACCTTCAGGACGAGGCTAAGCCTCCTATTTCCAGTCACTTGCATGCCTCCTGAAACAACCCTTGGAGGTCATCGCCGAGGCTGTCTTTGCGCCGCTAGGCCTTCCATACGGTAGCGCCGCGCGCAGCATATAGCAACCGCCATGGCATCGGCGGCATCCGCTGGCCAGGACTGACTGTCCACAGCCATCAGAACACCGACCATGCGAGCCACTTGCTGCTTCGGCGCCCTGCCGCTGCCGGTGACCGCGGACTTGATTTCCGCCGGGCTGTACTCGCGGACCTCGACACCGGCACGGGCTGATTCTGCAAGAAGCACGCCACGGGCCTGAGCGAGGACGATGAGGGAACGGGTGTTGGGACCGTGGAAGGTGGATTCCACCGCCACCAGCTCGGGAGCATGGCGGGCGAGGAGCTCGGCGGCACCGTTGGCCAGGTACGCGAGGCGCTGGGGCAACTCGGCGCCCCGGGGGGTGGCGAGGCGACCTTGGTCGATGGCGGTGATGCGGGAGCCACGGCGCTGCAGGACGCCGTAGCCGGTATACCGGCTGCCGGGATCGAAGCCGAGGATCAGCACGGAGCTTCGGAGGGGATCCCGGATGAGACGCCGGCGGTCATTCTTCCTCGTCGCTGGGGAGGTCGGCGTTGAACCAGACGTTCTGGACGTCGTCGTGCTCCTCCAGGGTGTCCACCAGGTTGGCCACCGAGGCCATCTTCTGCTCGTCGAGCTCGGTGGTGGAGTTGGGCACCATGGCGAAGTCCTTGGATTGCACGGCGATTTGACGTTTTTCCAATTCTTCCAGGATGCGCATGTAGTCCTCGGCCGAGGTGTAGATCTCGTAGGCCTCGTCGGAGGTCTCGATATCGTCGGCGCCCAAGTCCAGCGCCAGCTCCATGAACTGCTCCTCGCTCATGGTCTCGGGATCGAGGGCGAAATAGCCTTGGCGCTCGAACATCCAGGCGACACAACCGCTCTCCCCCAGGGAGCCGCCGGCGCGGGAGAAGAGGTGTCGAACCTCGGCCACGGTGCGATTGCGGTTGTCGGTGACCGCCTCGACGAGCATGGCCACGCCGCCGGGGCCGTAGCCTTCCAGGGTGCACTCTTCGTAAGCCACGCCCTCTAGATCGCCGGTCCCCTTCTTGATCGCGCGATCGATATTGTCGTTGGGGACGTTGCTGTTGCGGGCGTCCTGGATCGCCGCCCGTAGCCGCGGGTTGCCGTCGGGGTCACCGCCGCCGAGGCGTGCCGCGACGGTAATCTCCTTGACCAGGCGCGTGAAGAGTTTGCCGCGGGCCGCATCGACCCGCGCCTTGCGGTGCTGAATATTGGCCCATTTACTATGACCTGCCATGATCTGCTCCTGAAGTTTGGATCATCGAGCTAGCGGGACGGTATTCTCGAACGAGACGATATCGTCAAGGCAGCTCGGAGATTCGGCGGAAAGCCCGTCGAGAGTGGGTCGCAATGTTCGCTTGACTCCGCCGAGACGTAGAATTGTAACGGATTCCGGTCCTGCGCTCAGCCTCCCCCTACAGTAGCCGCGGCGCCGAATTCCAGGCGCCTGGGGCTCCAGCCGCCCCAGAGAGCGCTAAAACCTGTAGAATCAAAATCTTCCGCCTGCAGCCGTTTGACGCACCGGGCGGGGGGTGTTAGAACAACCTCAATCTCTTGCCCTGGAGACTCCGGGATGGCTTCCTTCCTGATCATCGAACGCGACGAGCAAACCGCCGAGCGCCTGCGCCATGCGTTGGTCCAGGGTGGCTGGCAAGCGCATCCCTTCTACGACGTAGATGCGGCGATGCAGCTCCCTCAGGACGAAGCCCCGGACGTGGTGTTCGTGGAAGCCGGCCTGGAGAAGGGGACCGAGCTGCTGCAGCGCTTTCGCCGCCGCAATGCCCGTTCCGCCTCCGTCGCCTTGGTCTCCGACCCCACCTCGCCGGTTCAGCAGGCGGCGATGAAAGCCGGCGACCAGGTTCTCCATCGCCCGATCTCGGAAGACGCCCTGTGGGCGGTGATCCGGGCCCTGGAGGCCACCGCAGAGGCACCGGCGGAGAAGCCTCAGCAGCCTTCGCGGGCGCAGAAGTTCACCTCCGAGGACATCTTCGGAGACCTGCTTCTGGAGGTGGAGAGCGATCCCGATTCCGGCTCTCAGCCTGCCCCCGAGGAGCCGTCCCAACCCCCGGCCGCGGCCGCACCCTCTCCGCCGCCACCGACGGGCGCGCCCTCGACCACCGATACGCCACCCGCCCCGCGCCCTCCCGCCCAAAGACCCAGCGCCAGCACCCAGAGCGACAAGGATGAGGACGCCATCAATCGCCGGCTGGAGCAAACCCTCTCCGGCGTCCTGGGTCCGCGGCGCAAGAAGCCGGCGCCTCCGAAGCCCACTCCCACTCGGGGGCCTGAGGAAAGGCCCATCCGGGAAGCCCTTGGCCTGGAGGGCCTCGGCGGCAAGAACCCCACCAGCAAGAGCACTAGCAGCAAGAGCCCCACCAGCACGACTGCCGGCGCTGAGAGTCCCGCCAAGCCCAAGAAGCCGCGCAAGACCAGCCATCCGGGGCTGGGGGACGTCGACAAGCTGCTCAGCGAGACCCTCTCCGGCCTCGATCTCGGGCCCCGGCAACGCCCCAAGGCCAAGCCTCCAGCGGACAAAGCACCGGCAGCTCAGACTCCGGCAGATCAGGCTCCGGCAGATCAGGCTCCGGCAGATCAGGCTCCGGCGGACAGCCCCTCCAGCAAGCCACCCGCCGCCGAGGCGCCCGCCACCGAGCCCCCTCGACCGGTGACGCCGCCAACACCGACACCGGCACCGCCGCCGGCCGCTCCGGAAGCTCCACCGGCACCACCCGAGGAGCCTAGAGCAGCCGAACCAGCCGAGCCACGGCCCCCCTCCCTCGACGCTGCGGCGGACCCGCTCTCCGCTTTCGACATGCCCCTACCCGGCGAGAGCGCCACCGGAGCCGAGCCGCGGCCAGCGGAGATCACTCCATTGGGCGAGCACGCCGAAGCGCAAGGCCCGACGAGCTCCGAAAGCGCCCCGCCGGACGAGGCGGCCCCGGCTGCAGCGGCCGCAGAGGCAGAAGCCCCATATGGAGAAGCGACCGAGAGCCCGTCCTCCCCAGGTACCGGCGAGCAACCTCTCGAGTACCCATCCAGCGCTCCCGACAGCGGCACGGGCACTGGCAGCATGGCCCCGGCGGAGCCCAATCTGGGAGAGCTTGCGGGCAGCTTCAGCACCCAGAAGATTCCTACCGTCCCCAGCGGCCGAGTGGACCCCAAACCGGGGCAGACCTTCGGCCCCTACACCCTCCTCGAGCGCATCGCCGTGGGCGGCATGGCCGAGGTTTGGAAGGCGCGCATGGATGGCGTCGCCGGCTTCCAAAAGACGGTGGCGATCAAGAAGATCCTGCCCCAGCTCACCGAGAACGAAGAGTTCGAAAAGATGTTCGTCGACGAGGCGAAGCTGGCGGCGGAGCTCAACCACCCCAACATCATCCACATCTACGACCTGGGAGAGATCCACAGCGAGTACTACATCGCCATGGAATACGTGGAGGGCAAAGATCTGCGCTCCCTCCTCAACCTCTCCCAGCGCAAGCGCATGGCTCTGCCCCCCGGCCTCGCCTTGCTCATCGCCATGCGCCTGGCCAGCGCTCTCGACTACGCCCACCGCAAGCGCGACGCAGACGACCACGAGATGGGCCTGGTCCACCGCGATGTTTCGCCTCAGAACGTCCTGATCAGCCACGAGGGCGACATCAAGCTGTGCGACTTCGGCATCGTCAAGGCGGTAGCGAAGAGCAGCAAGACGCAGATGGGCGCTCTCAAGGGCAAGCTCCAGTACATGTCGCCGGAGCAAGCCTGGGGCCAGGACGTGGACAGCCGCTCGGACATCTTCTCCCTCGGCGCCATCCTCTTCGAGATGCTCACCGGCCAGCGCCTCTTCGAAGGCGACTCGGAGCTCTCCATCCTCGACTCGGTACGCAACGGCGAGGTCCGGACTCCCCGAGCCCTGGATGCCAGCATCCCCGAAGAGCTCGATCAGCTGGTGGGGCGCGCGGTGGCGCAGAAGCCGGAGAATCGATTCCAGACCGCCGGTGCCATGCGCGAGGAAATCGAGGGCGTGATGGATCGCCTGAGTCTCAAGCCCACGGGTTCCGATTTGGGAGCCTTCATCCGCCGGCTCCAAGCCGCCCCAGTGGCTCCGCCCCCAACAGAAACAGCGCCGCCGGAAACGCCCCCAGCGGAACCACCTTCGTCGAAGGCGGCATTCTCCGCTCCGGCTCCCGCCGGCGAAGCCGACCCTGCCGACCTCTGGCCGCCGCCGAGCCTCGACCTCCCGGATGTGCCCGCCCCGACGGAATGGGAGCCGGAGAGCGAAGATCTCGCCGAGCCTCAGGAAGCTGGCGGCGCGCTGTCTGGAGAAGCGCAAGCACCGAAGACCACCGACGATGCGACACCGGAAACACCCTCCGCGGCTCGACTGATCCCGGTGACTCCGGAGGAAGAGGCGCCCCTAGCCGAGGCATCTGCGGCGAAGGACTCCCCCCTCGCGAGCCCTAAAGCCGAAAGCCCCTCAGCTGAGAGCCTCGAGGCCGAGGAACCCAAAGCCGAAGACTCCAAGGCGGAGAAGCCCGGTATCGGCTCCCCCGAGATCAGCCCGTCCGAGATCAGCCCACCGGAGACCAGGGACGCCAAGCACGACGACACCGGCCCTCTGGTGGATGCCGTCCCCCCGTCCGCCGACTCGGAAACGCCGAAAGCCAGCAGCAAGCGGTGGATCTGGATCGCCCTGATCCTCGCCCTGCTGGCCGCCGCTGCGGCGTATTACTTCCTCTCCAACCGCGGCGAGGGGGGCAGCGAGCCGCCGGCGGCCCCGTCCGCCACCAGCACCGGCCTGGAATTGCCGGCGGAGAGCGGCGACGACCCCGCCGGGGACCTGCCGGACGCCGGCGACGAGGAGCTCGACTCCCCCGACTCTCCCCTGGGAGCCACCTCGGACGGCGCCGCCCCCGGGAGCAACGCCAGCGAGACGGCGACGACCGCCTCCGCCGCGGACCTCGCACGGGAAGAGATGGAAAAGCTCCAGGCTGAGCAGCTGGCGCAGGAGAAGCAACGGCTCCAGCAGCAGATGGAAGCTCGCGAGCGAGAGCTGCAGGAAAAGCTGGACAGCCTCAAATCCGAACCGGCGGAGGAAGCCACCGAGCGTAGCGCGTCGACCGGCGAGGCCCCGAAGGAGCAGGCTCCGGCAGCCC is a window of Acidobacteriota bacterium DNA encoding:
- a CDS encoding tetratricopeptide repeat protein is translated as MRNKLTALLVATLVLGAPSLLRADWETGVAAFKSGNYTAAAQEFQTITEQHKDWPDGYFMLGQALNKLNRKQDALNAFRQAYDLKPNDTRYQLQLGNSYVQNNRFRDAASLLTKIDEGSLSGSQKQIYHKLLAVSLDKTGQAGAALDALAKAARSNPNDASVQYNYGAAAFNAGRTADAVNALEKAVRLDGRDTTKRRAYVDALMRSGRETRGSGKLGVYAKAADAAKALVAADPSYDNLMKLGEAQLGAKQYTEAVQSFNQAASKKSNEWIPHFYIGQASTARQEYTKAEQALKQALQKSPPAKDRQRVQKQLGFVYEKQKRYDEAIDFYNQAGDAAGAQRARENRDINAHNREAEAEQREYEELKAAEERLKKELEELGTEPPRF
- a CDS encoding DUF4388 domain-containing protein encodes the protein MAFQGSLKELPLPDIIQLVSVSGKTGKFSLTSEAGEGEIHLQDGRIVHAFSGKLEGEEAVYEMAVWRDGDFVFVPSETAGVTTINKSNTNLLMEAARRLDEWQILSKRIPSTGLVPVFTDDSSRTSVSLTPQEWMVISKIDERRTIDELAIAIGTSPFEASKLLYGLITSGLIRLEETFSGIPIKRLSQLSLEESEQLSRQVLQLAQGLMQDQLDAGEVEKISRLYRAEVESGRQVDALIDLIRSLEKMVSTTSGPNRSKELLSKVADFLQA
- a CDS encoding energy transducer TonB; the protein is MAEQTNKPAAKGKGSGKSISQDDAAMGGVLTYIQESQEDRRNFWIGVAIAVAFHAVLLFTYLPKADADDSGEREKPKVYVVQQVRFQPPPPPKQQEIPKPKAKKVPIPDPTPDEPEPIRLEEEIEPEMELPDTDVIFDIPDGPPPAEPTGPIHVGGDVSAPVKISSPPPQYTEIARKARIQGVVIVQAIINKDGRVENVKVLKGLPMGLDQAAVDAIKKWRFEPATLNGKPVTVYYNLTVNFTLQ
- a CDS encoding biopolymer transporter ExbD, giving the protein MKLNPRRVSDEIPTSSMADIAFLLIIYFMVTTTFAATRGLDFALPKEEDQPPVVEKEESVLIEIQANGELMVDQRPMQLSEVLDYLEPKLEVNPRKPVIIRPDGSAPYGAMVDVYDELRQGADRGVEVKNISIPTQREIDRFWY
- a CDS encoding biopolymer transporter ExbD, with translation MELHAQKAVPPVIPTASMADIAFLLIIFFMVTFTIEVDKTQVTLPTTQIRQEVPKKAAMVSITEAGQIRVSDGEQMSAPVPSTDDVLSFAAEVIGRDPTKEFVLKADSNTPYRVVDEAIDALKQAQVRIIYLLSGAETVDQQSGDAAPAGN
- a CDS encoding MotA/TolQ/ExbB proton channel family protein is translated as MNGENFRFWELMDQGGVVMWLLLIMSVIALAVIVERLFALWRAKINVNEFLARIRKALIVNRSVREAIKVCEQYRGPVASIMKAGLLKYGQPKDEVEKTIENAALFEMGRLERGLTVLATVANVAPLLGFLGTVTGMIRSFDALAAAGLSNPGLVASGIKEALTTTAGGLAVAIPVQIMYNYFMSRINKFVRDIETAANMLLETFVEMERSGITPETAPAAPEKKK
- the ruvC gene encoding crossover junction endodeoxyribonuclease RuvC, encoding MLILGFDPGSRYTGYGVLQRRGSRITAIDQGRLATPRGAELPQRLAYLANGAAELLARHAPELVAVESTFHGPNTRSLIVLAQARGVLLAESARAGVEVREYSPAEIKSAVTGSGRAPKQQVARMVGVLMAVDSQSWPADAADAMAVAICCARRYRMEGLAAQRQPRR
- a CDS encoding YebC/PmpR family DNA-binding transcriptional regulator, whose product is MAGHSKWANIQHRKARVDAARGKLFTRLVKEITVAARLGGGDPDGNPRLRAAIQDARNSNVPNDNIDRAIKKGTGDLEGVAYEECTLEGYGPGGVAMLVEAVTDNRNRTVAEVRHLFSRAGGSLGESGCVAWMFERQGYFALDPETMSEEQFMELALDLGADDIETSDEAYEIYTSAEDYMRILEELEKRQIAVQSKDFAMVPNSTTELDEQKMASVANLVDTLEEHDDVQNVWFNADLPSDEEE
- a CDS encoding protein kinase: MASFLIIERDEQTAERLRHALVQGGWQAHPFYDVDAAMQLPQDEAPDVVFVEAGLEKGTELLQRFRRRNARSASVALVSDPTSPVQQAAMKAGDQVLHRPISEDALWAVIRALEATAEAPAEKPQQPSRAQKFTSEDIFGDLLLEVESDPDSGSQPAPEEPSQPPAAAAPSPPPPTGAPSTTDTPPAPRPPAQRPSASTQSDKDEDAINRRLEQTLSGVLGPRRKKPAPPKPTPTRGPEERPIREALGLEGLGGKNPTSKSTSSKSPTSTTAGAESPAKPKKPRKTSHPGLGDVDKLLSETLSGLDLGPRQRPKAKPPADKAPAAQTPADQAPADQAPADQAPADSPSSKPPAAEAPATEPPRPVTPPTPTPAPPPAAPEAPPAPPEEPRAAEPAEPRPPSLDAAADPLSAFDMPLPGESATGAEPRPAEITPLGEHAEAQGPTSSESAPPDEAAPAAAAAEAEAPYGEATESPSSPGTGEQPLEYPSSAPDSGTGTGSMAPAEPNLGELAGSFSTQKIPTVPSGRVDPKPGQTFGPYTLLERIAVGGMAEVWKARMDGVAGFQKTVAIKKILPQLTENEEFEKMFVDEAKLAAELNHPNIIHIYDLGEIHSEYYIAMEYVEGKDLRSLLNLSQRKRMALPPGLALLIAMRLASALDYAHRKRDADDHEMGLVHRDVSPQNVLISHEGDIKLCDFGIVKAVAKSSKTQMGALKGKLQYMSPEQAWGQDVDSRSDIFSLGAILFEMLTGQRLFEGDSELSILDSVRNGEVRTPRALDASIPEELDQLVGRAVAQKPENRFQTAGAMREEIEGVMDRLSLKPTGSDLGAFIRRLQAAPVAPPPTETAPPETPPAEPPSSKAAFSAPAPAGEADPADLWPPPSLDLPDVPAPTEWEPESEDLAEPQEAGGALSGEAQAPKTTDDATPETPSAARLIPVTPEEEAPLAEASAAKDSPLASPKAESPSAESLEAEEPKAEDSKAEKPGIGSPEISPSEISPPETRDAKHDDTGPLVDAVPPSADSETPKASSKRWIWIALILALLAAAAAYYFLSNRGEGGSEPPAAPSATSTGLELPAESGDDPAGDLPDAGDEELDSPDSPLGATSDGAAPGSNASETATTASAADLAREEMEKLQAEQLAQEKQRLQQQMEARERELQEKLDSLKSEPAEEATERSASTGEAPKEQAPAAQEPAVPTEKKATAEQEAVAQEPPEPVQEPVATKAAKEPPAKRTTAAERRDATVATRTAPAQP